The DNA region GAGTCGCGGGCCAGCGGGCCCTTCGCGCCGTCATCGACTGCGCGCCCTACCGCATGCCGGCCGAGGCCTATCAGCAATGGCGCCTTCTTGAGGTCAATGTTGACCCGCAAAGATGATACGAAGAACGCGAACCCGAGGACACCGGAGCCTGTCATGACCGCCGTGAGATACGCCTTCGCCTCCCTGCTCGGCCTTCTTTTCCTCGCCGCCGGCGCGGCGGCGCAGACCCCGCTGCGCGTCGACGTGACCGAGGGCCATCTCGATCCGCTGCCGATCGCCATCGTCGAGTTCGTCGGCGAGGAGGCCGCCGCGCTCGAGGCCGGGGCCGACATCGCGCGGGTGGTGACGAACGATCTGGAGAGCACCGGCCTGTTCGCGCCGCTCGATCCGGAGGCCTTCATCGAGGAGATCGGCGACATCGATCTCAGGCCCCGCTTCGCCGACTGGCGGGTGATCAATGCCAAGGCGCTGCTGGTCGGCCGCGTGACGATCGCCGAGGACGGGCGGCTTCTGGTCGCCTTCCGGCTCTGGGACACGGTCACCGAGACCCAGCTTCTCGGCCTGCAGTTCGTCTCCGTGCCGGAGAACTGGCGCCGGGTGGCGCACAAGGTCGCCGACGCGGTCTACGAGGAGTTGACCGGCGAGGAGGGCTATTTCGACACCCGCATCGTCTATGTCGCCGAGGGCACGGGGCCGGACGGCGAGCCGATCCGCCGCCTGGCGATCATGGACCAGGACGGGGCCAACCCCTCCTCCCTGACCGACCGCTCCTACATGGCGCTCCTGCCGAACTTCTCGCCGAGCGCGCAGCAGATCACCTATGTCTCCTTCCGCGACGGCCAGGCGACGACCTATCTCTACGATCTGGAGACCGGCCGCCAGGAAGCCCTGTTCGATGCCGGGCCCTCGCTCGCCGAGGGCGGGCAGTCGCTGTCCGCGCGCTTCCATCCCAACGGGCGCGAACTCGCCGTCTCGGCCCAGCGCCGCGGCGGGCACGACATCTTCCGCTTCGATCTCAGGATGCGCACGCTGCGCCAGCTGACGACGCATCCCGCCGACGATGTCGAGCCGTCCTACTCACCGGACGGCGAGCGCATCGTGTTCTCCTCCTCCAGGGGCGGCAATTCGCAGCTCTACGTGATGAATGCGGACGGCAGCGACCCGACGCGCATCACCTTCGGGGAAGGGCGCTACTTCACGCCGGTCTGGTCGCCGCGCGGCGATCTGATCGCCTTCACCAAGCAGCATGGCGGCCTGTTCGCGCTCGGCGTGGTGCGCGCGGACGGCTCGGGCGAGGAGCGCATCCTGTGGGAGGGCTATTTCGTCGACACCCCGACCTGGTCGCCGAACGGGCGGGTGATCTTGTTCACCCGCGGCGAGCGCGCGCCGGGCGGAACGCAGTATTCGATCTGGAGCATCGACCTGGCCGGAATCAACCTGAGGCGTATGCCGATCCAGGGCCAGTCATCCGACCCGGCCTGGTCGCCCTTGATCGACTGACGTTTTCGGGGTTAGGCTCCTGTCGAGTAAGCGCGCTAAAAGCTCTCGCTAAGGCGCGCGGAGTGGGGTATAGACGCGCGTCCCCGCGGGAAGATCCGCCGGGGCAGTTTAGAGGGACTTCGCCGCCATGAAATTCGCTTATTACGCCGCGGCAGCGGCGCTCGGCCTCGCGCTGACCGCCTGCGCCAGCCAGCCCGAACCGGAAATCCGGCCCGATCCCGAGCCGGAGCCGCGCGAGGAATATGTCGAGCCGGTCGATCCCGGCCCGACCCCCGGCACCGCCGAGCACTTCGAAGCGACCGCGGGCGACCGCGTCTTCTTCGGCTTCGACCGCTATGACCTGACCGCCGAAGCGCGCGAAACGCTCCGCCGCCAGGCGGCCTGGCTCTCCCAGTATCCGGACGTCCGCGTCCTGATCGCCGGCAATGCCGACGAGCGCGGCACGCGCGAGTACAACCTCGCGCTCGGCTCGCGCCGTGCGAACGCCGCCCGCGACTACCTGATCAGCCAGGGCGTCGATGCGGCCCGCATCTCCACCGTGTCCTACGGCAAGGAGCGTCCGGTGTGCCGCGAGTCGACCGAGTCGTGCTGGGCCCTGAACCGGAACGCCACGACGGTCATCCAGGCCGGCATGGCCTCGTAAGAGCGCCATCGCCCGAGCCGATGTGACGATGATTGCGCCCGCCGGAGCGATCCGGCGGGCGCTGTCGTGCCGACCTGCAGGGCAAGGTGTTGATACGCCAGGCCCGCGCCGCCTAAATTTCGCCCTCGCCCCGGCGTAAGGCCTGAGGCTTGCATCCGCTTCACGGCGATCATTCCAGTTCAGACCAGGGTCCGCTCCATGTTCCGCTTCGCCGCCCTTCTCCTGCTTCTCGCGGCCGGCCTCAGCCTCGCCGCACCTGCGGGCGCCCAGTCGCGCCGCGAGATGTCCGAGCGCATCGACGCGCTGGAGGCGCGCCTGGCCGAGATGGAGGAGCGCTTCCTGGCGGGCGATCCGGTGGCCGAGCAGCTGATGGTGCGCGTCGACGCCCTGGAGCGCGAGCAGCGCGTGCTGACCGGTGAGGTCGAGCGTCTCGCCTTCCAGAACCGCCAGCTGCGCCAGGAACTCGAAGCCCTCGGTGGCGATCTCGATGCGATTCTCGCGGGCGGCGCGGTCCCCTCCGACAGCGGTCCGGCCCTTCTGGAGCCGGAAACCGGCGAGCCGGGCGCGGACGACGATGTCGCCGTGGTCGATCCCAACGACCCCTTCGCCGAGGTGCGTGCCGAGGCAACCCGGCCGCTGACTCTGCCGGGCAACGCCGCGACCGGCGACCGAGCCGCCGGGACGGGCCGCGACACGGGCGCCCGCGACCTTGCCGAGCCGTCTCCGGCGCCGCTGCCCGAGCCGGCCGAGATGTTCACCACCGGCCGCAACCTGCTGCTCGACGGCGATTACGGCGGGGCGCAGGAACTCTTCGCGCGCTTCACGCAGGCCTATCCCGGCGACGATCTGGCCGGCCAGGCCTGGTACTGGCTCGGCGAGACGCATTTCGTGCAGGGCGATTTCCAGAGCGCGGCCGATTCCTATCTCGCCTCGCTGCGCGCCGAGCGTTCCGGCCCGCGCGCGCCCGATGCGCTGGTGCGCCTGGCGGCCTCGCTCGCCGCGATGGACCAGGTCGCGGAAGCTTGCGGCGTGCTCGAAAACTTCGACGCCGAGTTCCCGAACGCCGACGACGAGGCGCGCCGCAAGGCCCGCCGCGAGGCGGCCCGGGCCGGCTGCTGAGCCTCGATCTCCCAGCCCTCCTCGCGCGCTGCCGCGCGCTCTGCCCGCAGGGCCCTCTCGTGCTCGCCCTGTCGGGCGGGGGGGATTCCACCGCGCTTCTGCACATCCTCGCCGATCTCGCGCGCGCCGAGGCTCGCCCCCTGCACGCCCTCGTCGTCGATCACCGGCTGCGGGCGGACAGCGCCGCCGAGGCGGAAACGGCCGCCCACGCCGCGCGCTCGCTCGGCGCTGCGGCGCGCGTCCTCGCCTGGACCGATCCGCACGCGACGCAGGCCCAGGCCCGTCTCGCCCGGCACCGCCTGCTCGCGGAGGCGGCCCGCGGGACCGGGGCGCGGACGCTGTTCCTCGGCCATACCCGGGAAGACCGGATCGAGACGCTCGCCATGCGCCTCGCGCGCGCCGGGGGCGGGCGCGGCCTCGCCGCGATGGGCGAGCTCGATCCCTCGCCGGTCTGGCCGCAGGGCCGGGGCCTGCGCCTCGCCCGGCCGCTGCTCCACACCACGCGCGAGGACCTGCGCGACTTCCTCGAGGCGCGTGGCGCGGACTGGGTCGAGGATCCCTCCAATGCCGATCCGCGCTACGAGCGCGTCCGCCTGCGGACCTCCGGCCTGGGTGAGGACCCGCGCTTCGCGACCCGGCTCTTGCGGCTCGGCGATGCCGCGCGCGGATTCGAGTCCCGGGTGATCGAGGCCGCGGCCGGGCTGCTGGACCGGGCGGCAAGCCGGCTGGCCTGGGGCGGCCTCGCCCTCGACGCTGACGCCTGGGCCGCTTCAGCCCCGGTCGTGCAGTCGCGCGCGATGGAATTCGCCCTGCTGTCCGTCTCCGGCGCACCGGGCCTGCCCGGCCCGGGCCGGGTCGAAGCCGCCCTTGCCGCGCTCGCCCGGTCGCAGCGGCGCACGGTGGCCGGCGTGCTCATCGACGAAGGCGGCCGGCTCGGGCGCGATCCTGCCGCGGCGGGGCGCGCCGACGGCACGCCGGGCGCTGCGCCGCTCGTCCTGGCGCCGGGAGAGGCCGGGGTATTCGACGGGCGCCTCGATGCGGCCGCGCAGGATGGCCTGGTGGTCGCGGTCGCGGGGAGCCGGCCCGCCGACGGGCTCGAGGCGGTGCCTGCCGCGTTCCGCCCCGGCGTGCCGGTCATCGAGACGGCAAGCGGCGAGCGCCTTGCAGCGTTCGCCCCCGGCGCGGCCCGATACGGGACATTCACCCTGCTGACCGGGGCACGCCTGCTTCATCTCGCGTTTCCCTTCGGCGCGGGGACATGGTTTGATGAAGTCTGACCTGCGGCGAATGTTCGCCCGCCACTGGCGAAGGGCCATGAAACGCCCAATATCGGGTGTCAGACAAGCGACGACGGCCGGGTGCAGAGTCCCGGGCGCGAAAAGGACCACACGATGAACATGCGCAATATCCTGGTCTGGGCGATCCTGCTCGTGCTGCTGCTGGCCCTGTTCAACATGCTTCAGGGCCCGGCCCAGCAGCCGGCGGCCGGCCAGGAGATGAACTATTCCGACTTCATGGAGCGGGTCGAGGCGGGCCAGGTGGACGCGGTCACGATCGAGGGCCAGCGCATTTCCGGCCAGCTCGAGAGCGGCCAGGCCTTCGTCACCCAGGTTCCCCCCGATGCGAGCGTGACCGAGCAGCTGCGCGCCAACGACGTCCAGATCACCGCGCGCGCGCCGCAGGAGGAGGGGCTGAACTTCCTGTCCATCCTCTTGTCCTGGTTCCCGATGCTCCTGCTGATCGGGGTGTGGATCTTCTTCATGCGCCAGATGCAGTCCGGCGGGCGCGGCGCCATGGGCTTCGGCAAGTCAAAGGCGAAGCTCCTCACCGAGAAGACCGGCCGGGTCACCTTCGACGACGTCGCGGGCGTCGACGAGGCGAAGGAGGAGCTGCAGGAGATCGTCGAATTCCTGAAGGATCCCTCCAAATTCCAGCGCCTGGGCGGCAAGATTCCCAAGGGCGCGCTGCTCGTGGGTCCTCCGGGCACGGGCAAGACGCTGATCGCGCGCGCCGTGGCGGGCGAGGCCGGCGTGCCCTTCTTCACCATCTCCGGCTCGGACTTCGTGGAGATGTTCGTCGGCGTCGGCGCGAGCCGCGTGCGCGACATGTTCGAGCAGGCCAAGAAGAACGCGCCCTGCATCATCTTCATCGACGAGATCGACGCTGTCGGCCGCTCGCGCGGCGCGGGCCTCGGCGGCGGAAACGACGAGCGCGAGCAGACGCTGAACCAGCTCCTCGTCGAGATGGACGGGTTCGAGGCCAACGAGGGCATCATCCTCATCGCCGCGACCAACCGTCCCGACGTGCTCGATCCGGCGCTGCTGCGCCCGGGCCGCTTCGACCGCCAGGTCGTGGTGCCCAATCCGGACATCACCGGCCGGGAGAAGATCCTGAAGGTGCACATGCGCGACGTGCCGCTGGCCGACGACGTCAATCCCAAGACGATCGCGCGTGGCACGCCGGGCTTTTCCGGCGCCGATCTCGCCAATCTCGTCAACGAGGCGGCCCTGATGGCGGCGCGGCGCAACAAGCGCCTGGTCTCCATGGCCGAGTTCGAGGACGCCAAGGACAAGGTCATGATGGGACCGGAGCGCCGCTCCATGGTCATGACCGAGAAGGAGAAGACGCTGACCGCCTATCACGAGGCCGGTCACGCGATCGTGGCGCTGAACGTGCCGAGCGCGGACCCGGTCCACAAGGCGACGATCATCCCGCGCGGACGCGCGCTCGGCATGGTCATGCAGCTGCCCGAGGGCGACAAGATGAGCATGACCCATCAGGAGATGACGAGCCGGCTCGCCATCATGATGGGCGGGCGCGTCGCCGAGGAGATCAAGTTCGGCAAGGAGAACGTCACCTCCGGTGCCGCCAGCGACATCAAGCAGGCCACGCGCCTGGCAAGGGCGATGGTCACCCAGTGGGGCTTCTCCGAGGAAATCGGCCCGGTCGACTACGGCGAGGACCAGGGCGAGGTCTTCCTGGGTCAGCAGATCGTGCAGTCCTCGCGCGTGTCCACCGAGACGGCGGCCAAGATCGAACGCGAGGTACGCAAGCTCGTCCAGGCCGGGCTCGACAGGGCCCGTGAGGTCCTGACCGAGAAGCAGGCCGAGTGGGAGGCCCTTGCCGAGGGCCTGCTGGAATACGAAACGCTCTCGGGCGAGGAGATCGCCGAGCTCCTGAAGGGCAGGAAGCCGGTGCGCGACACCTCGGTACCGGTCAAGCCGGACGACAGGGAAGGCGGCGGCGCGGTTCCCGTGGTCGACGAGGACGAGGACTCCGCGCGCGGCACCGCCAAGGGCCCGCAAGGTCCGCTGGAGCCCAAGCCCGGCGGGGCGTGACGCCTGCGCCGGACCTGAAGAGCAAGCCCGCGCGGGGTATCTCGCGCGGGCTTTTTCGCTTCGGGCCGGGCCGGTCAGGGAGCCCGCAGGCGGGCGGCTCGCAGCTTCTCACCAGCTCGCCGGCCCGCTCTCCCCTGCCAGGAACAGGCTCGCCGTGCGGACCTCCGGCGCGCCGGACAGGGCGAGGATCACCGTGTTGCGCCCGGCGGCGAGGTCGAGCGTCAGGGTCTGGCGGCCGGCCCCCGGAATGCGGCGCACCAGCCGGTCGTTGACGAAGATCTGCGCGCGGGTGCCGGTCCCGATCTCGACCATGACCGGGCCGGGCGCGTCGCGGCCGATCCTGGCGAGGGCGAGCACGGTGTCGGCGCGCGCGGTCATCGCCCGGCTGGCGGAGAAATCGGCGACACCGCCGGGTCCGGCGCGCACCTCGCCTACCGGCGCGGGCAGAGCGGGCAGGCGGGAGAGGTCGTGGACATCGTCCAGCACGTGCCCGTCGAAGGCGGGCGAGACGGCCCAGGACGTGACCGCGCGGCTGTCCTGCACGGCGTGCGTCGCCGGGTCCTGGACGGGCAGAGCGCCGGGCCCGGGCTGGGCACCGGAAAGGCCGGCAGCGAGCAGGGCGGCGGTGAGATGAGCGAACATGTCAGCGTGTCCTTCGGGCAAGCAGGCTCGGCCCGCGGCCGGCCGGCGCGCGTGTGAACCACAAAGCCGGATCAGTCTTCCCCGATCGCGGCGGTGACGGCCCAGCCGCCGAACGTTTCCGAGACCGCGAAGACGAGTTCGTTCTCGCCCTCCCGCAGGCGCAGCGGCAGGCTCTGATGGCGCGTCACGGTGCCGAGATAGCGGTAGTCGCGCGTCGCCCAGCCCTTGTTGCCGGCATAGAGAAGCGCGCCGTTGAGATAGACGCGGGCGCGGTCGGAATAGCCGAACTCGGCCATCACGGTCCGCGGCTCGGCGCTGGTCAGGACGTGGCGGGCGAGCACGGTATCGCCCTCGCGGACATCGGCGGCGCGGGCGAGATTGGCGATCCCGTTCGGCTCGACGTCGAGCGGCGTCCAGTCCCGCCCGGCGAGGAAATCCGCCGGCGCATCGCCGGCCGGCAGCGCGGCTTCGGCGAACGGCGCGGACACCTGCCAGTGCGTGACGAGCCCCGGCGCGGCCAGCGCGTCGGGCAATGGCGGGGCCTCGCCGCGGATCGCGGCCTCGCCCGGCCGGATGTCGAGATTGGCGACGATCGCCGAGGCGGTATCGTCGGGGGCGAGATTCCAGAAACCGATCGGGCCGGTCTCGGCGTCGCGATGCAGGTGGGGGATGTGGAAGACGCGCTCGCCGTCGAGATAGACGTCGGCCCGGTCCTCGTCGATCACCAGGCGCACGCGCATCCAGTCGTGCAGGCGGTGGTTCACCCGGTCCTGATGGGCGCGGTCGGCATAGATCTGCCAGCCGACATTGCCGGAGAAGGAGGGCGCGTACTGCACCGAATCCGGCTGGCCGGAGAGGTGATGGCGCAGGTAGAATGTCTCGTAGTCCGCGTCGCCGGCCGCGTGCCAGATGATGCCGGTATGGCCCGGCTCGCCGACGAGGACGAGATCGAACTCGATCTCGCCGGTGCGAAAGCCCGCGTCGAGCCAGAGCTGCCCGTCGCGCCACTGCAGACCCTCCCGGCCCTGGAACTCCACCAGCCGGGTGTATTGCGCCTCGGCGCCCCAGGAGCGGCCCTGGAAGCCGAGGCCGGCTTCCTGCGCGGATGCCCCCGCCGCCGCGAGAGCGACGGCCAGGGCTGCGATCGTGATCTTCATGCCCGTTCCTCCGGTTTGCGCGGACGCGCGAACGCGTCACCTTCGCAGTCCTAGGAGAGGGCGGGCGCGCCGGTCTTGGAGATTTCGGCCAGGCCGATGCGCTCGGCATGCAGGCGCGCGGGAGAAAGGCCGGTCTGGCGCGCGACCTCGCCGCTCATATGGGCCTGGTCGGCGAAGCCGAACCGGAGGGCGAGCCCGGCCCAGTCCGGCCGGAGCTGGCGGTCGGCGGCCTGGATCAGCGCGTTCAGGCGCACCAGGCCGGCATAGGCCTTCGGCGACAGGCCGAGCCGGTCGGTGAAATGGCGGCGCAACGTGCGCTCGGGAAGGTCGAGATGGCCGGCGAGGCGCTCGATGCGCACCCGGCCCCTGCAGGCACGGATCAGCCGGGCTGCGTGGCTGACGCGGTCGCGCGCGGGCGCGATCTCCGCGCCCGCCTGGCGCAGGACCGAGGCGAGCGCGCCGGCCAGCACCGGTCCCGGGGCGCCGGCCTCGGCGAGGCGACGCACCGCGTCGAAGCCCGGCAGCGCGCCGAGGGGCGTCTTCGCGTCGACATGCTCGCGCGGATGCTGCTTCAGCAGCGCGGCGGCGATCTCGGGCTGGACGCGGATCGCGATCATCTCCGCGCCGGGCGCCGGCGCGTAGAGGCGCGCCCGCCCGGCCGGTCCGAACAGGGTCAGGCAGACGTCGCTCACCGTGCCGTCCGGTCCGACCGTGCGGCGCACGCCGAGGCTCGGCTGCCAGAAGGGCGGCAGGCGGTGCGGGCGCGGCGCGTCTCCGGCGAGATGCAACCACGCCGCATCGAGCAGGCACGCCTGCTCACCGCGGAACGGGTGCTCGGCATAGCCGGGAAGGCGCGGGCGGTCGGTCTCGCTCATGCCACCGGGTTACGCCGGCAGCCGGAGCGGTGCACCTGAATTCTGCGTGATCTTGACCCGGGCGGGCGAGGCGTCACAGTCCCGGCCATGAAAGGCTTTCTCACCCCGCATCCCGACGGGCGCCCCTTCGTCATGGGCGTGCTCAACGTGACGCCGGACAGCTTCTCCGACGGCGGGCGCTTCATCGACGTCGATGCCGCGCGCGACCACGGCCTGGCGCTGCTGGAAGAGGGGGCGGACATCCTCGATATCGGCGGGGAGAGTACCCGGCCCGGCGCCAGGCCCGTCGACGAGATCGAGGAGATGGACCGCGTCCTTCCCGTGATCGAGGCGATCCGCGCGATGCGCCCCGATGCGATCGTGTCCATAGACACCATGAAGCCGGACGTCGCCGGGGCGGCGATCGGGGCGGGGGCGTGGATGTGGAACGACGTCAACGCGCTGCGCGGGGAGGGCGCCCTCGACTGCGCCGCCGACCTGCAGTGCGCGGTCTGCCTCATGCACATGCAGGGCGAGCCGGGAAGCATGCAGGACGCCCCGGCCTACGAGAATGTCGTCACCGAGGTCGCGCAATTCCTCGGCCGTCGCGCCGGGGCGGCGATGTCGGCCGGCATCGCGAAGGAGAAGATCTGGCTCGATCCCGGCATCGGCTTCGGCAAGACGCTGGCGCACAATCTCGCCCTGATGGCGGCGCTCGAGCATTTTGCCGGCTTCGGCTTCGGGCTGCTGTTCGGCGCGTCGAGAAAGCGCTTCATCCAGGCGATCGACGAGACGGCCGCGAGCGCGCAGGACCGGCTCGGCGGCAGCCTTGCCGCCGCGCTCCACGCCGCGCGCGCCGGGGCCTCGATCATCCGCGTGCACGACGTGCGCGAGACGGTGCAGGCGCTGAAGGTGCAGGCGGCAATCGCGAATGCCGGCCGCTGAAGGCCGGTCACCGCACATTCACCCTTCATCCTCCAGAATGGCCGGAGGAGGTGAGGAGGTGAGTCCCATGAGGATGGCAGCCGCAGGACTTCTGGTGCTGGCACTCGGCGCCTGCGCGACACCAGCCGCTCCGGGGCCGTCGCCGGCCGCGGCGCCTTCCGGCCCGCCTCCCGCGGCAAGCCCGGTCACCGGCTTCCAGCCCCCGGCCGCCCTGCACATCTGCCCCGGCATGCGGGTGAGCCATGCGCCCGAGACCGATGCGGCCCGGCGCATCCTGGTCTACCGGCGCAGCGTCGCGGTCAACGGCGTCCCGCTGATGGTCAGCCCGGTCGAGGAGGTCTGCCTGTCGCGCGGCCAGGGCGGCCGGCACGAGGGGCTCGACCTCGCCCCCTTTCCGCGGACCCATGTGCGCATGGTCCGGGCCGGAGGCGACGGCGTCGTGCGCGAGTTCGGCGAACGCCACGATTTCGGCATCTACGTGCTGATCGACCATGGCAACGGCGTCTACACGCGCTACGCCCACCTCGCCTTCGCCAGCCCCGGCATGGCCGCCGGGCGGCGCGTCGCGGCCGGCGAGCCGATCGGCCAGATGGGCGGCACGGGCGGGGTCCCGATCCACCTGCACTACGCCATCCTCACCGGCGATTATCACACGCCGGCCCGGAGCTTCGGCCTGACCCCGGTCGATCCGTTCGAGGTGATCGCGCGCACGGCACGGGTGAATTGACGCCCGGCCTCTCAATTTTGGCTTGCTGCTCCTGGCGAAAGGCGGCAAGCTCCCGGCTCCAGCATGCATGGGGGCGAAAATGGACTGGAATTCAGTGATTTGGGCTGCGGCTTGGGGCGCGGCCGGTGGGCTGGCGGGCGGTCTCGTCTCGATGCTCTTCCCGGCCCGGGCGCGCGCGCTGATCATCGTGGTCGCAGCCGTGGCGGCAGGTGCATTCGGGCGGGAGATCGAACCCGAGGTCCTGAGCGAGTGGACCGGTCAGAGCTGGATCGAAGAGCGCATGAACGCGCAGGCCTATGCCGAGTTCGACCAGGCGCTCGCCGAGCGTTTCCCGCGAATGGTGGGTGCCTGGGAGGTGCTGCGCGAGCACAGGCCCGACGTTTACAATGAGCTGCGGCGGGACGCGATCCGCGCCGCCAGAGCGGGCTCGAGCGAGGAGGAGATCTCCGACCTCGCACAGGGCCGCATCGACTCCCTGTTGATGGAACTGTCCCCGCAGCTCTCCGACGAGGAGACCGCGCGGATGATCGACCTGATCCGGCTGCAGCTCTCCGTGCTCTCTGCCGAGCACGCGCTCGCGTGCGCGCGGATCATGTACGGCCAGAACATGTCGGAGGCAGATATCGATACGCTGCCGGACGCGTATTTCCCCGTGATTGTCGACCAGTTCCGCCTGATCTTCGAATCCTCGCTGCCCGGCGGACCCAAGAGCGAAGGCGCAAGGGTCCAGACCTTGATCAACGAGCTTGTCAGCGAGATCTTCGCCACCCACCCCGAAGCGGGACCGGCCACGTTCGCCGTTTACAACGATCCGGCTCTCGAGATCCCGCAGGAGGCCTGCACGGTCTTCATCAGCTATCTCGACGAGATCGCCGAGCTGGAAATGCCCGAGCGGGCTCATTTCTGGCGGGCTCTCACCGCGATCGAGGGCTAGGCTCGTCGCCCCAGCCGGCGGGCGATCTCGGCGATGTGGGCGGGGCCGACCTCGCAGCAGCCCCCGACGATGGCCGCGCCGGACGCGATCCAGCGTTCCGCAAAATCGCCATAGGCCTTCGGCCCGAGATCTTCGCGCGCATCGAGCGCGTCGACCGTGCCGGTCTCCAGCAGCGGATCGATCGAGGTGAAGCCGTTGGCATAGGCGCCGGCGTCGAGATCGAGCGACAGCAGCACGTCGAGGCCGGCCGACGCCGCCTCGGGCGTGGAGCAATTGATCAGGACCGCCGCCGCGCCCTCCTCGCGGGCGGCGCGGGCGGCCTCGATCACCGGTTCGCCCGAGCGCAGGCGCGTGCCGTCGGCGTCGTCGACCGTGAGGGCCGTCCAGACCGGCCTGGCGCTTGCGCGCGCGGCGCGGGTCGCCCAGCGCGCCTCCTCGACGCAGGCCAGGGTCTCGCAGAGGAAGAGATCGGCCTCGCGGGCCTGGATGTCGACGATGCGGGCGTACTGGTCGAGGGCGGCCGCCTCGCCGGGCCGCTCCTGCGGCCGGT from Marinicauda algicola includes:
- a CDS encoding helix-turn-helix domain-containing protein; the protein is MSETDRPRLPGYAEHPFRGEQACLLDAAWLHLAGDAPRPHRLPPFWQPSLGVRRTVGPDGTVSDVCLTLFGPAGRARLYAPAPGAEMIAIRVQPEIAAALLKQHPREHVDAKTPLGALPGFDAVRRLAEAGAPGPVLAGALASVLRQAGAEIAPARDRVSHAARLIRACRGRVRIERLAGHLDLPERTLRRHFTDRLGLSPKAYAGLVRLNALIQAADRQLRPDWAGLALRFGFADQAHMSGEVARQTGLSPARLHAERIGLAEISKTGAPALS
- the pal gene encoding peptidoglycan-associated lipoprotein Pal, whose product is MKFAYYAAAAALGLALTACASQPEPEIRPDPEPEPREEYVEPVDPGPTPGTAEHFEATAGDRVFFGFDRYDLTAEARETLRRQAAWLSQYPDVRVLIAGNADERGTREYNLALGSRRANAARDYLISQGVDAARISTVSYGKERPVCRESTESCWALNRNATTVIQAGMAS
- the tilS gene encoding tRNA lysidine(34) synthetase TilS; its protein translation is MLALSGGGDSTALLHILADLARAEARPLHALVVDHRLRADSAAEAETAAHAARSLGAAARVLAWTDPHATQAQARLARHRLLAEAARGTGARTLFLGHTREDRIETLAMRLARAGGGRGLAAMGELDPSPVWPQGRGLRLARPLLHTTREDLRDFLEARGADWVEDPSNADPRYERVRLRTSGLGEDPRFATRLLRLGDAARGFESRVIEAAAGLLDRAASRLAWGGLALDADAWAASAPVVQSRAMEFALLSVSGAPGLPGPGRVEAALAALARSQRRTVAGVLIDEGGRLGRDPAAAGRADGTPGAAPLVLAPGEAGVFDGRLDAAAQDGLVVAVAGSRPADGLEAVPAAFRPGVPVIETASGERLAAFAPGAARYGTFTLLTGARLLHLAFPFGAGTWFDEV
- the ybgF gene encoding tol-pal system protein YbgF is translated as MFRFAALLLLLAAGLSLAAPAGAQSRREMSERIDALEARLAEMEERFLAGDPVAEQLMVRVDALEREQRVLTGEVERLAFQNRQLRQELEALGGDLDAILAGGAVPSDSGPALLEPETGEPGADDDVAVVDPNDPFAEVRAEATRPLTLPGNAATGDRAAGTGRDTGARDLAEPSPAPLPEPAEMFTTGRNLLLDGDYGGAQELFARFTQAYPGDDLAGQAWYWLGETHFVQGDFQSAADSYLASLRAERSGPRAPDALVRLAASLAAMDQVAEACGVLENFDAEFPNADDEARRKARREAARAGC
- the folP gene encoding dihydropteroate synthase produces the protein MKGFLTPHPDGRPFVMGVLNVTPDSFSDGGRFIDVDAARDHGLALLEEGADILDIGGESTRPGARPVDEIEEMDRVLPVIEAIRAMRPDAIVSIDTMKPDVAGAAIGAGAWMWNDVNALRGEGALDCAADLQCAVCLMHMQGEPGSMQDAPAYENVVTEVAQFLGRRAGAAMSAGIAKEKIWLDPGIGFGKTLAHNLALMAALEHFAGFGFGLLFGASRKRFIQAIDETAASAQDRLGGSLAAALHAARAGASIIRVHDVRETVQALKVQAAIANAGR
- a CDS encoding M23 family metallopeptidase, producing the protein MRMAAAGLLVLALGACATPAAPGPSPAAAPSGPPPAASPVTGFQPPAALHICPGMRVSHAPETDAARRILVYRRSVAVNGVPLMVSPVEEVCLSRGQGGRHEGLDLAPFPRTHVRMVRAGGDGVVREFGERHDFGIYVLIDHGNGVYTRYAHLAFASPGMAAGRRVAAGEPIGQMGGTGGVPIHLHYAILTGDYHTPARSFGLTPVDPFEVIARTARVN
- the ftsH gene encoding ATP-dependent zinc metalloprotease FtsH, with the protein product MNMRNILVWAILLVLLLALFNMLQGPAQQPAAGQEMNYSDFMERVEAGQVDAVTIEGQRISGQLESGQAFVTQVPPDASVTEQLRANDVQITARAPQEEGLNFLSILLSWFPMLLLIGVWIFFMRQMQSGGRGAMGFGKSKAKLLTEKTGRVTFDDVAGVDEAKEELQEIVEFLKDPSKFQRLGGKIPKGALLVGPPGTGKTLIARAVAGEAGVPFFTISGSDFVEMFVGVGASRVRDMFEQAKKNAPCIIFIDEIDAVGRSRGAGLGGGNDEREQTLNQLLVEMDGFEANEGIILIAATNRPDVLDPALLRPGRFDRQVVVPNPDITGREKILKVHMRDVPLADDVNPKTIARGTPGFSGADLANLVNEAALMAARRNKRLVSMAEFEDAKDKVMMGPERRSMVMTEKEKTLTAYHEAGHAIVALNVPSADPVHKATIIPRGRALGMVMQLPEGDKMSMTHQEMTSRLAIMMGGRVAEEIKFGKENVTSGAASDIKQATRLARAMVTQWGFSEEIGPVDYGEDQGEVFLGQQIVQSSRVSTETAAKIEREVRKLVQAGLDRAREVLTEKQAEWEALAEGLLEYETLSGEEIAELLKGRKPVRDTSVPVKPDDREGGGAVPVVDEDEDSARGTAKGPQGPLEPKPGGA
- the tolB gene encoding Tol-Pal system beta propeller repeat protein TolB; protein product: MTAVRYAFASLLGLLFLAAGAAAQTPLRVDVTEGHLDPLPIAIVEFVGEEAAALEAGADIARVVTNDLESTGLFAPLDPEAFIEEIGDIDLRPRFADWRVINAKALLVGRVTIAEDGRLLVAFRLWDTVTETQLLGLQFVSVPENWRRVAHKVADAVYEELTGEEGYFDTRIVYVAEGTGPDGEPIRRLAIMDQDGANPSSLTDRSYMALLPNFSPSAQQITYVSFRDGQATTYLYDLETGRQEALFDAGPSLAEGGQSLSARFHPNGRELAVSAQRRGGHDIFRFDLRMRTLRQLTTHPADDVEPSYSPDGERIVFSSSRGGNSQLYVMNADGSDPTRITFGEGRYFTPVWSPRGDLIAFTKQHGGLFALGVVRADGSGEERILWEGYFVDTPTWSPNGRVILFTRGERAPGGTQYSIWSIDLAGINLRRMPIQGQSSDPAWSPLID